The following nucleotide sequence is from Apodemus sylvaticus chromosome 2, mApoSyl1.1, whole genome shotgun sequence.
TCTTTTCATACTTGGTCTATAATATTATAGACCATGGTTGGTCACATTAACATTAGCATTTGCAGAGAGCTGAATAACTTCTAAGTTTGATAAATTATTATGCTGTATTCTATATTATATTTCAGTATTATGAATTCCAGAATGATTGTGTAAGTTATACCCACCCAGCTAATTCAAGCAACTGAGCCTTTCCTTCAAGGATGAGATACACTTTAAAGAATAGTTTTAAGTTTTCAGTCATAAGGCAATAGATCCCAGAATTTATTGATTAATGAGATTAACATGTTCCTgacaaattaaatataataattctGCAGGAGACTTGAAGGTTcatcagaattctttttttaccCCTAATGGCCACTCCAGCTCCCGCTCATTCCTTTTGATACTCAAAGTGGCTAGCCCCATTCCTTCCCCACATGTGAGGCCTAGAGGACCTGTTTTGTTTGGATAACGTAGTAGACACTAGAATGAATGAGCAATGCTTGAATACTTCCTATTGCCGCGTAATTCCAGAGGTGAAAAGGAATAAACAGAAACTAGAAATCTTACTAAAGAATTGGGCTTTTTCTTCAGTATAGATGTGACGTGGACTTGGGGGGAGATGGGTACCCCTGCTCAACAATCCCCATGGCCTTTCCCCCCAATAAACACAGATCTCTGTTATGTGTGTCTTCTCCAAGCAAATGACTTTGACTCAGGCTGAAAATATGCTTGTTGAATTCAGAAGGCTGAGTTAACTCTTGGAAAACTTAGGTAGAATGCTGCTTCCTAAATGAATagcatcccctttccctcctttttgCCTCATTTTGCTCCAtcctgtttatgtgtgttttactCTTTCATTATGCAAACCCTCATTTCCAGAAGGCAGTATATATCCCACTAGCCTCCCACCATGGCGGACTGGATGGCTTAGGTTGTGCTTCCAGTGGGTATCAAGACTGTTTGGAGCCACTCCTTAGTCATGAGTCCAACCTCAAGACAGCAGTTCTGATGATCCAGGATACCAGACTGCTTCAGGTGCACTTGTTCCCTGGTTGTAATAAGTGGCTAGTTCAGAAGGAATGTGAAGATTGGAAACTCCCACTATGTACTCCAGGTCTTGATTTCCTTCTCTGTGAGGTGGAGGAGAGAACACATACCTCTTAGGAATTGTTGAACAAGGGgattcaaaagtttaaaaatctGGGGATGCCAGTTGAACTCATTCTCGAGTCATTCTTGGGGCTGGATTCTGTTGCCTCTAAGAGTATGCATCTTCCTCACTGCTTTCTGGGGCCAGCTGACGGTAGCCTGGCTAGGGTGCTCTCTCCTCCGCCGGGAGAAGAGTTGTGTCCTCAGCCAGTGGAGGACCCACCGAAAGTTCATACGGGGTGCGCTGTGTGAGTGGGATGCACCCTCTGGCTGAGGGGATGACACAGGGGAGGTTTCCAAGGAGCTCCCAGCTTCCTGCCTTATCTCCTGCTGAGAAAACAGGATGAATTAGATGCTTGTAGTGCCAACAGCAGTGGgcttgccatctactcctttaTAGAAGGCAAGTCCATTGCCCAAATAGCCCAAATATCACCATGTTTCCTAATGCATTGACTAGAACATGCATCCATTTTTATGTGGTTGTTGGTTCTATTTGGTGTGcctaccctcttccctccctctgtgctcTGAAGTATCTATCTTTCCTACAGTGccaccctctctcccctcctggcTGTTATCTTCCCCCCTGTCCTAGTCTCCTGGCCCCCCCCCCTTGCCTCACAGCAGGTAGTGAGTGAGGCTCCACTGTCCAACCTTGTCTTCCCCAGTCCTGCCCCTTGCTCTCCTGGGAGACATGCATCTCTGTGCTCACCTCAATTTCGTCTTTCAGTAAACTTGGAGGATTCTCTAGAACCTCACAGATATCTTCATTTTCCAGGGCCTTGTTCTTGGACAAATCTTGACAAACATCACGTTCTTTATGACTGACCTGAGCACTGTGTGGAGGGGGACTGCTGTTGAGGTGGACATCTTCCTTCTGAGTAGATTCAGGGAGCACACAGCCATCATGCTGGccacctttttcttttcctagaaaTGTCTCAAGTTTCTGTACTAGGTTATCCAGTTTTCTGGGAGTcagttttgtcttgtcttctggCCACTTATCCATCCACTGGCTATGGCCATTTAGATCCAGATTTGCAAGAGCATCTGCATGGTCAGAGTTCACATCGATATCCCAGGCCAGTGTGATGCTTAGCTTGCAGAACTGCTCTGGATCATGTTCCATCTGATCTCGTTTCCGGAAGAGTCTCCTCAAGCTCTCTGTCCCCCAGATACTTTGGACAGGAGGGAGGAAATTGGCAGAGGCTGCCTCCTCATGGGAGACCACGTCCTCATAGGAAAAGGTGTTCTCAGAGGGGTAGTAGCCCACAGAGAGGCTCTGGATGGATTTGCGTTCGGAAATAAAGTCCTCCGTGCTACTGTAGTCACTGCTGGAGGGTGAGGTTGTCATGGTGCTGAGAGTCTCCAATCTCGTTTTCCTTGATTCTGGAaacttcagaagaaaaaaaatcagtaaatgatACATGGAGTTATAGGACCCATCCCTTCCACTATGGACAGTATAGTATATTGTACTTTTGTACTTTCTGCCtctgtaaagacaaaaacacttTGTCTTGGTGCCTCTTATTTGTTTGATAGTAGCTGAGAGAGCTTCTATCATAAACAAAAAGGGAAATTTGAAAGTGACATGGAAATGTGCCTGGAGTCCAGTATGTTTTCAGTCCACTCTTCTGAGGTCAAGGTAACTACTTTCTTAATATATATCTGTGCACATatggacatatatacacatatccaaATACATGTGGTTCTCACATCAATAGAAACTTATTATCAAGTTTATAATAACCTGTGgctcttttaatattcttaacgATCTTCTTATTAAATAGCCTTAGGTATCACCTACTAATAATCACTAACTTAGATGACTAATTATCACTAGATTATTTAAGACCATACATGATCCATGGAATTAGTGGACCAAAGATCATAAATATATAGACATATTGACACCAGATTGCTTTCTGGAAAGGTGACTGTCATTCAAGCATCCATCCTCCCACCATCTGATAGCATGTTTATCCTACATTTTCCATAATACCCCTATAAGAGCtggaagaccacacacacacacacacacacactcactcactcattcacacacacacacactcactcacacacattatCATGCACATGCCTCTGTCATGCCCTGATCTGAGGGCTGCCCACATGAGACAGGCGCTTCCAGCTCCCGAGACAAAGTGATGAAGTCAGAAACCCTTCAGAGCCCATGTCTCAGTGATGTAAAGCCCAACTGCTTCTGAGAAGTTTGTGTTCCAAGACTGTTGGTTACCATGTCAACAAAGGAACCAAGTTATGGTCAGAATTATGTAAAGGGACAGGATCTGTCCCTTCAGTTCCAGAGCATTCTGTGCACAGTAGTAGGCTATGCGCTATTCATTAGAATCAGTTAGTTTCTTGAGATTTCTCACAACTTCCCTCCTTTTCCATCCCTCAAGATTACAGTTAGGTCTGTCACATGTCATACTTAGGTTTTCACTGCCATCCTAGGTCTCTAGATTACACGGGGCAGATCTTGGAACTTCTCAGCAATTCCTTGTAACTAGTCCCTTTTTAGACATCAAAATTTCctgttgtttctgtgtctctAGAGAATGCAGGCTACCCACTTATTTTTGCTGCTTTTGAAATTAATGAAGTATTTTAGATGGCTATATGGTATATATCTGTAATCTAGCTCTTGGGAGACCAAGGCAAGAAGATTGTATATagatcaggcaggccttgaacttgtgatcctcttgccttagtTTATATCagatacaccccccccccacacacacacacacacaaaatctggcAGTTGAGTGCCTAACTAGTTCCAGACCCTATGTTCTGACAGTTGTAGTaggaacaaattaattaattaattaattaattaatgatttcatgtatgtgtgtgtctgtgtatatacaccacatagATGccagagaggatgctgggaacctaACCTGACTTTGGGAGTCATAGTAAAGGAGCCCCCAGAGTTAGTGTCCTTACCCAGTCTAGCATGGGAGCTATGGTAGAGAATGTCCCTTCTGAGTACATTCAAAAGACCCAGCAGGAATCCTTTGGCTAGGAGGGTGAGGTGAGTGCCACTTGCTGTGTTTAGAAGCTGTGGACACTGTTGATGGCTGACAGGTCTCCCTTTGGCTACATTATAATTTGGGTGCAAttttttaccccccccccccaccaccaaaaagaaaaaaaacacagtttGAAGGGTTGATAGGATAAAGGGCTGATAGGGTGTAGGcttcccaagaaacaagccggGGTCTCCTTAGGAGACTAGTAGCAAAATGCCTAAAATTCAGATGATCCTTGTTCTTCTAGTCCTCAGGGAACTGTGAAGGAAAAGGTGGAGAGGCGCAAGAAGTGAGGGGAGGGCAGACATGCTCAAAGTTGACTACTGAGAAGGAACCTGACCTAGAGGTAGAGCCAAGGTAACCTAATAGAAAGTGGGGCTCAAGATATGACTAAAGTTAAGAAAATTCTTATTTGAATAGTATGAAATTAAAAGGAGACCTTTTCTATTTTGTTAGGAATAACATTTTACCTTATAGAAAAATTCCCTTAAGACCTTAAATCAATAATTATGCTTGAtagaatatattcatatatttctgGTAGCAACcacatattaaaatatgttaattaatttaaaaaaaaaagaaagtggggctCAGGGCTGTGGGCGTAGCTCAGGGGCAGAGCTCTTGACTAACCTATGTGAGACCCTCTGCAGTCTCCTGCACTACAGAAACACAGTGGCAGAAAGTCTACCTAGAGTGTTTACTGTGTTTTGGAAAATCAGACAGATGCTAAGAAGAATCTGGAGTAAGTGAAGATGAGTGTGAATAGCAGCAGGCAGCATGAAGAATGCCTGTTATAAATAATAATTCTTTTCAGATTAGCTGGAAAGGGCCTGGAGGAAAGCAGACAGGGAGCAGACGGGGCTGGGATGAGTCAGGCAGGATGCAGTTGGctggctctgcctgtctctggctGTTATCATAGGGCACCACAGAGTCCTCCCTCACAGGCCTGCTAGCCGGCCAGAACagccttctcctgctcctcccacaTCAGCAGGCTCAGTGCTGTGCACGGCTACCCAGTCTATGAGCACAGATAAAGCTTTTTCTCCACTTCCTGAGGCTACATTAAGCTCTCGGAGGTTCCCCACCTCTGGCTCAGATCTCCCGCACCATGTGTGAATAGATGccgttgtgtgtgtgcacaatggTCTCTATTCATTTGAAGACCACTGTGCACATCCCTTGGAAGACAGCTTATTGCCCCAAGTGCATTCGAGGCCAGTTAATGAAAATGGCATTGATTAACAAATACTATTATAGACGAGTCTTTTAAGACTTTAGTGAAGttaaaaacaaatgataaaagtTATCTTTTAAAAGCCTCCACAAAATGTCTAAGAAAAATTAGAAGCTATAGGATAGATATTTTAAGGGAAGTATTTAAAAACCCATTAGAAACAAGTGTTTTAGGTATACAAGGTAGTTACCTGGAGCTGGGACCAGAATGTGGTAGTCCCTGCAAATTGGCAAGTGGAAACCATCTGTCAGTAAAAGGCAATTTGAGACACAAGTGAGATCATTAACGTCTAATACTCTAATAGTTCCATAAAAGGAGGAAAGACTcaggtaaaattatttttgctgtacTTCAGGTAATTCATATAAAATACTGTAATTTcacataatataaatttaaaagatttaggtttttttttttttttttttttttttgcattttctcagcCGAGTCTTTGATTTCTGTCATATAGTTTACATCTAGACCAGACCTGGTTTGGGGCCTGTGCAGTCCTAAGCCCATGTTCAGTAGCCCTGCATGGAGCCTCCGTTGAACAACAGGGCTCAATAGCCTGGGTCGTGGTTACATGGCTGTGTGCATTGCCAGAGTTTGTTGGACTGTACACCTAAAAAGGACAACTTTTGCTGCAtatagattatattttaaaatattcgtGCAAGCCTGCGCAAGCAAATGTATGTGCCTTCTGCAAACATTTATTAAAGCTATTTTCTTAAATTAGTACCAGAAGTGAGATTTTTGCAAGTCAAATTCAGAGAAGATAAGTTAGCACAAGTTAATGATCTtcataaacttcaggaatatgtgTGGGTGAGAGTGTGTGCACACTTCCTCCCGTGTCTCTATCACCCATAGTTTATGTGTGTCTTAATTTAGAAAGGACTAGTGGAAATTTAATTAGAATGTATAGTTCTTAAGAAAAGGATTGGCATATGTTTGGCAAGATGAAGATAGGCAGGGGTTGCTTTAAGAAGACTCAGATATTTCTTTGTAAAGagcttgtcatttttatttttgttttacagccatttctttatttccagcaGTGTTAAAAGTTacttatgatttttttctgctcTTATATATTTTTTAGGTGATTATTTTCACTGGCTGCCTTCAGGTATGTGGGGGTGGAGAAAAGTGGGGCTCATAGGCATGGAACACTTGATTAAGAATAAGTTTACCTTTCATAGTTAAGGCTGGGATGGTTTGGAGGTGGAACATGTT
It contains:
- the C2H12orf71 gene encoding uncharacterized protein C12orf71 homolog isoform X2: MTTSPSSSDYSSTEDFISERKSIQSLSVGYYPSENTFSYEDVVSHEEAASANFLPPVQSIWGTESLRRLFRKRDQMEHDPEQFCKLSITLAWDIDVNSDHADALANLDLNGHSQWMDKWPEDKTKLTPRKLDNLVQKLETFLGKEKGGQHDGCVLPESTQKEDVHLNSSPPPHSAQVSHKERDVCQDLSKNKALENEDICEVLENPPSLLKDEIEEIRQEAGSSLETSPVSSPQPEGASHSHSAPRMNFRWVLHWLRTQLFSRRRREHPSQATVSWPQKAVRKMHTLRGNRIQPQE
- the C2H12orf71 gene encoding uncharacterized protein C12orf71 homolog isoform X1, whose protein sequence is MTTSPSSSDYSSTEDFISERKSIQSLSVGYYPSENTFSYEDVVSHEEAASANFLPPVQSIWGTESLRRLFRKRDQMEHDPEQFCKLSITLAWDIDVNSDHADALANLDLNGHSQWMDKWPEDKTKLTPRKLDNLVQKLETFLGKEKGGQHDGCVLPESTQKEDVHLNSSPPPHSAQVSHKERDVCQDLSKNKALENEDICEVLENPPSLLKDEIEQEIRQEAGSSLETSPVSSPQPEGASHSHSAPRMNFRWVLHWLRTQLFSRRRREHPSQATVSWPQKAVRKMHTLRGNRIQPQE